A DNA window from Equus przewalskii isolate Varuska chromosome 12, EquPr2, whole genome shotgun sequence contains the following coding sequences:
- the HBZ gene encoding hemoglobin subunit zeta produces MSLTKAERTMVVSIWGKISMQADAVGTEALQRLFSSYPQTKTYFPHFDLHEGSPQLRAHGSKVAAAVGDAVKSIDNVAGALAKLSELHAYILRVDPVNFKFLSHCLLVTLASRLPADFTADAHAAWDKFLSIVSSVLTEKYR; encoded by the exons ATGTCTCTGACCAAGGCTGAGAGGACCATGGTCGTGTCCATATGGGGCAAGATCTCCATGCAGGCGGATGCCGTGGGCACCGAGGCCCTGCAGAG GCTCTTCTCCAGCTACCCGCAGACCAAGACCTACTTCCCGCACTTCGACCTGCACGAGGGCTCCCCGCAGCTGCGCGCGCACGGCTCCAAGGTGGCGGCCGCCGTGGGCGACGCGGTCAAGAGCATCGACAACGTGGCGGGCGCGCTGGCCAAGCTGAGCGAGCTGCACGCCTACATCCTGCGCGTGGACCCGGTCAACTTCAAG TTCCTGTCCCACTGTCTGCTGGTCACGCTGGCCTCGCGCCTCCCCGCCGACTTCACGGCCGACGCCCACGCCGCCTGGGACAAGTTCCTGTCCATCGTGTCCAGCGTCCTGACGGAGAAGTACCGCTGA